The segment TCTTGGTGCGCTTGCGGGCGTTCTTGTCCTTGCTGACGTCGACGAGCTCCTTGCCGCGCCCGAGCATGTCGGGGACGACCTTGAACTCCTTCACCTGGCCGATGGCCTTCTGCCCCGGCGCCATGGGGATGTTCTTGTGCGCCGTGGAAGACGGGGTGACACGCTTGACGGGGATGAGCGGACGGCTGACCACGACGGCCTGGGTGGCGGTCGGTCGGCGGGCGGCGTCGGCGGTGACGACCTGCACCGAGCCCATGGGGCCGGAGCGGGCGGTGGGCTGAGCGGCCTGGGCCACGCTGGGGCGGGTCTCCACGGTCACGCGCTGGCCGGGGGCGGTGGTCACGCTGCGGGTGGTCTGCGGGGCGGCTGCTGCAGCCGCGGCGGCGACGGGCTGGGGAGCGGCCACGGGCTCGCTCACCGCGCGCACTTCGCCATTGGCGGCGGCCGCTGCAGCGGCAGGCTGCTCCACGTGCGCGGGCTCGGGGCGGGCCTCGACGTACGGCGCGGGCTCGGGCTGAGCCTCGGCGCGCTCCTCGACCGGCTCGGCGTGCGCCTCGACGGCGGGGGCGGCCTCGCGGACAGGGGCTGCGTCGGCCGGCCGGCGGCGGACCACGAAGCCGGCGGCCTTCACCGGCGCCGGAGCGGCCTTGGGCTTGCGCTTGGCGACGATCTTCTCGACGGCCGTGAGCGCCTGGTCGTCCTCCAATGAGGACGAGTGGCTCTTCACGTCGTAGCCCAGGCTCTGGAGCTCGGACACGAGCTCTTTGTTGTCGAGCTCGATGCCGTGGGTCTTCAGATCCTTGGCCAGCTCATGCACGCGCTTCTTCATGATTCTCCCGGTCGCAACCGACCGATTCGTAGGTTCCTACTCGAACCGGCCGCGACTTCTAATGCTTTCCTTCAGCGGCAGTCAACGTAACTCCGCGTATCGCAAGCGCCTCTTTCAACCCGGCGACCAACGCTTGGGCGTCGGCGAGCGCCTTGCCGCGGAACGCGCGGCCGAACCCCTTGCGCTTGACGGCCCCCTCCACGCACTGCGGACCGCAAATGTAACCACCGCGTCCCGCAAGTCGCCGCCCCCCATCCACCACCACACGCTCATCCACCCTCGCCAGGCGGACGAGCTCGGCTTGAGGGCGCTTCTGGCCACACCCGATGCAGGTGCGCTCGGGCGTGGCCATGGCGAGCCCCCGGGCAGCCGGCTAGGCCGGCGACCCGCCCTCCGGCTGGCCCGCAGGCGCGGGGCTGGCGGCGGCCTTGGCCTTCTCGGCGTCGAGCTCGGCGCGCAGCTTGGCCTCGTCCTGGAGGTACTGCTCCACGGCGTGCTTGAGCTGGCGCGCCTTCTTGAGGCCGATGCCGGAGCTCTCGCCCAGCTTGTTCACGTCGGCCTCGTTGTGGATGTCTTCCACCGTGTGGTACCCGCCCGTGCCCAGCTGGTCGACGGTCTTCTCGCCCAAGCCACGGACGCGCATCAGGCGCTCCTGCTGACTGAGCTCGTCCGGGTGGCGGCGGCGCTCGGCCTCGGCCGCGGCCTGGCGCTCGGCCTCCAGGCGGGCGAGCTCGGCGGAGTCGTCGTACATCTGCGCACGCGCGGCTTCCTGCATGGCCGGGATCTTGGCGAGGTCGATGCCGGGAATCTGGGCGAGCACGTCGGGGCTGGCCTTGGCGATGTCCTCGGCCTTGCGGAAGCCGTGGGCGTACAGCGTCTCGATGAGGAGCTCGCCCACGCCGGGCAGCTTGCTCAAGCTGCGGCTGGCGAACTCGCGCATCTCGCGCACGCGGGTCTCGCTGTTGATGTCGAGCTTCCAGCCGGTGAGCTGGGCGGCGAGGCGCACGTTCTGGCCGCGGCGGCCGATGGCCAGCGAGAGCTGGTCATCCGGAACGATGATCTCCATGGCGTGGTTGGCCTCGTCGATGAGCACGCGGCTGACCTCGGCGGGCGCGAGCGCGCTGCACACGAAGCGGGCGTGGTCCTCGTCGTAGGGGACGATGTCGATCTTCTCGCCGCGGAGCTCCTGCACCACCGCCTGCACGCGGCTGCCCTTCATGCCCACGCAGGCGCCCACGGGATCCACGTCGCCGTCGCGGCTGGACACCGCGATCTTGCTGCGGCCGCCGGGCTCGCGCGCCGCCGCCTCGATGACCACGATACCTTCCGCGATCTCGGGGACCTCGCGCTCGAAGAGCTTGATGAGCAGGTGCACGCTGGTGCGGCTGAGGATGATCTGCGGGCCCTTGCTCTCGCGGAGCACCTCGAGCACGTACGCATCCACGCGGTCGCCCGGGCGGTAGGTCTCGCGGGGCACCTGCTCGCGCACGGGGAGAACCGCTTCAACGTTGGCGATGTCGACGATGATGTTGCCGCGCTCGAAGCGGCGCGCCGTGCCGCTGATGATCTCGCTCGTGCGGTCCTTGAACGCGTTGAAGACGATCTCGCGCTCGGCGTCGCGGGTGCGCTGGATGATGACCTGCTTGGCGGTCTGGGCGGCAATGCGGCCGAACCCGCGGCGGAAGGTCTTGAGCTTGAGGATGTCGCCGTACTGCTCGTCCTGGGCCTTGGCCTCGGCGGCGTCCTCGTCGCGGTAGAAGATCTGGAAGACGAGCTCGTCGCCCACCTGGACGTCCATGCCCTTGGCCTTGGCCTCGTCCATGGTCATCTGGTTCACCGCCTGGAGCGGGTCGATGACCACGTCGACGATGGTGATGGCCTGGAAGAGCTCCACCACGCCCTTGTCCTCGTTGTAGGTGGCCTCGAGGCTGCGCTCCATGCCGAACGTCTTCTTGGCCGCCTGCTGGATGGCGTCCTGCAAGGTGTCCACGAGGACGGCGCGCTCGATGCCCTTGTCCTTGGCCACTTGATCGAGGACCAGGTTCAAGTTCACGGACGGCGTGGTGACGGCGGTAGGCATGGTTTGGCTCCTGTCAGGTCGCTATTCAGCGTTTGTGGGGTGCTGCGGCTTCTTCTTCAAATCGGCGGAGAAGTCGTACTCAATGTGCGCCTTGGCGATGAGCTCGAGCGGGATCGAGAAGCGCCCGGCGCCCTCGACCTCCACCTGGGCCGCGCCCGCCTCGAAGCCGACCAGGGTGCCCGAGAAGTTCTTGCGCGGCGGGTCGCCAATCGGGCCGAAGGTCTTCACCTTCACCTGCTGGCCGAGCGCCTTCTGGAAGTGCTGGGGCTTGGTGAGCGGCCGGTTCACGCCGGGGCTGGAGACCTCGAGCGTGTAGTGCTGGGGAATGAAGTCCTCGACGTCGAGCGCGGTCTCGAGCACCCGGGAGAGCGCCTGGCACTCCTCGAGGCCCACGGTCGCGCCCGGCTTGTCGATGAAGACGCGCAGAATCCAGCCGCCCTCGTTGACCCACTCGATGTCTACGAGCTCCAGGCCCTCGGCGGTGGCCAGGGGTTCGGTCAGGGCGGTGGCCTTCTCCACGATCTCGTGCTTCTGCGACATCGATTACGGCCCCAGAAATGGAAAAAGCGGGTCTGCTGCGTGCAGGCCCACTTTCCGTTGCTGCCAACAGAAAATGTCGGGGCGCTAGGTAGCACGGGCCCCGGCTACTTTCAACCGCGGTCGGGCGGGGCGATCCAGAGGATGGCGAGCCCCGCCACGAGCGCCGGGAGCAGGAAGAACTGGACGTTTTGCAGGGCAGTCGACAGATCGAGCGGCCGGCCGCCCATGGCTGCATCGACCGCGAAGTGCGCCCCGAAGCCGGCCACGGCCGCGAAGCCGAGGATCTTCAGCGGCCTGAGCGTGCGGATCCGAGTGGCGCCGAAGGTCGCGGCCACGCCCGCCGGAACCGCGACGACCTGGGCGACGGCCGCTTGAAGGGCTGCATCCTTGGCCCATTGGGCGAGCGTCCAGGTGCCATGATCCAGCCAGCTCGCGAAGTACACGGCGACGAACGTGGCGACGGCCAGCTCGGCTGCCAGCGCCCCGCGGGCGATCGTCGCCTGGGTGCTCACGTCGGGTCCGCCACCAGCCGCAGCTCCACCTCTTCCGCCTCGACGACGTCCGCGTAGTGCTCGGCCAGCGCCAGCGCCTCCTCGCGAGAAGGCAGCTCGACGAGCACGTAGCCGCCGACGAGCTCCTTCGACTCCGCGAACGGGCCGTCGATGGTGCGAATCTTCCCGCCTGCGCGATGCACGCGTGCGCCCCCGCGTGTGGGGCGCAGCGTCTCCGCGGTCAGCAGCTTGCCTTCGGCCTTCGTGTCCGCGAGCAGCCGCTCGATGGCGACCCGCGTGTCGGGCGCGGTTGGCGTCTCCGCTTCGGTCGCGGGTGTGGCGTTGAAGAGCACCATCCAGCGCCGCGACTCGAGCCGCGGCGGCTTGGGCGCCATGCCGATGTCCCAGGCTTCCGTGAGCGGGCGGATGTCGGCTTGCACATCGCCGGCGAGAACCGCGTAGCGGCGCGACCAGGTGATCGCTTCGTCGAGCGAGCCCATGCGCAAGATGACGAACGACGCAGGCAGCTCGTTCGAAAATGGCCCCGGCGTCACCGTCGGCATGCCGCGCGCGAGGGCCAGCCGCGCGCCCTCCGAGCTCGGCCGCAACCCTTCACCGCCGAGCAGCGCGCCTTTCTTCTGAAGCCCGCCAATCATCTCGCCGACGCGAGCCACCAGTTCCTTCGTCGGAATCGCGCCGGCTTCCCAGTGTGCGCTCGTCTTGTGGATGATGATCCAGCGCATGTCGTCCTCTCAGGCGCGCAGGAACGCGGCGGCCGTGGGCACCAGGGCACTCGCGCCAATGGCGTGGTTCTGGCCCGCAAACTCATGCGACGCCGCACCGGGAATCGCGCCCGCAACCGCGCGCGCAGCGACCTTGAGCTCTTCCGTGGTCTTGCCGCCGAAGCCAATCATGACCGGCGTCTGGATCTTCGCGAGCCGCTGCGTGGGGGCGGTGAAGTCGCCCATCACCGCAGCGTCGTAGGGCAGCGTATGCGCGACGGCGCAGAGCTTGGGCCACATCCAGAACATGAGCCGCATCATCACCACCACGGGCCCGGGCACGTGGACCATGTCGCGCATGAAGAACTTCACCGCGTCGCCGCGGCGGTCCTCGGCGACGAGCCGCTCGAGCTCTCGTTGATGGTTCGCCGGCGCGTCGCGGCCCCCCGTGCGGACGTACGGCGGCTCGTACGCAAACACGCGCGTCACCGGCAGGTCCGACGCGGCCGCCTCGAGCGCGAGCGCCGCACCCGAGGAGAGCCCGAGCAGCGAAACCTTGCCGCCCGCGACGTCGATGAGCGCGGCGAGATCCTCGACCTCGCGCGCGCGATCGTAGGGCTTCGTGTCACCGCTCTCGCCGCGACCGCGACGGTCGTAGAAGAACACCGTGAAGTCGCTCGCCAGGTGCTTGGCCAGGTCACGAGAGGGTCCGAACTGCCGGCTGCAGAGCGCGCCGTCCACGAGGATGAGCGGCGGTCCGTTGCCGAGCTTCTCGTAGCCGATGGTCGTTCCGTCCTTCGAGGTCACCGTGGGCATGGTTTCTCCGAACTAGCGAACGGCCGAGAGCAGCGCGCGGGCGCGCGCGTCGCGAAGGTAGAGCCCGAGCCAGATGACCGCGGCAACGTACACCGGAGCGAGCACGTGCGTCGCCAGCGGCGCGCTGATGCGCACGTTCGTCGCGACGGCGCCGCCCAGGTAGCCGGTGAGCAGCACCGCGCCGAGGATCGACGTCCGCGGGATGAGGTGGATGAGCACGCAAATCGCGAGCGCCACGCCGATGCCGAAGATCGCGCTCACGGGATAGCCGACCTGCGTCGTGCCCTCGACGACCTGGGGCAGCATGAGCAGCTTGGCGACGGCGTCGAAGGTGAGGGC is part of the Deltaproteobacteria bacterium genome and harbors:
- a CDS encoding DoxX family protein, encoding MNPAIASHSIADLKPDTSRAARWTGRVLTGIATAALTFDAVAKLLMLPQVVEGTTQVGYPVSAIFGIGVALAICVLIHLIPRTSILGAVLLTGYLGGAVATNVRISAPLATHVLAPVYVAAVIWLGLYLRDARARALLSAVR
- the nusA gene encoding transcription termination/antitermination protein NusA: MPTAVTTPSVNLNLVLDQVAKDKGIERAVLVDTLQDAIQQAAKKTFGMERSLEATYNEDKGVVELFQAITIVDVVIDPLQAVNQMTMDEAKAKGMDVQVGDELVFQIFYRDEDAAEAKAQDEQYGDILKLKTFRRGFGRIAAQTAKQVIIQRTRDAEREIVFNAFKDRTSEIISGTARRFERGNIIVDIANVEAVLPVREQVPRETYRPGDRVDAYVLEVLRESKGPQIILSRTSVHLLIKLFEREVPEIAEGIVVIEAAAREPGGRSKIAVSSRDGDVDPVGACVGMKGSRVQAVVQELRGEKIDIVPYDEDHARFVCSALAPAEVSRVLIDEANHAMEIIVPDDQLSLAIGRRGQNVRLAAQLTGWKLDINSETRVREMREFASRSLSKLPGVGELLIETLYAHGFRKAEDIAKASPDVLAQIPGIDLAKIPAMQEAARAQMYDDSAELARLEAERQAAAEAERRRHPDELSQQERLMRVRGLGEKTVDQLGTGGYHTVEDIHNEADVNKLGESSGIGLKKARQLKHAVEQYLQDEAKLRAELDAEKAKAAASPAPAGQPEGGSPA
- a CDS encoding alpha/beta hydrolase codes for the protein MPTVTSKDGTTIGYEKLGNGPPLILVDGALCSRQFGPSRDLAKHLASDFTVFFYDRRGRGESGDTKPYDRAREVEDLAALIDVAGGKVSLLGLSSGAALALEAAASDLPVTRVFAYEPPYVRTGGRDAPANHQRELERLVAEDRRGDAVKFFMRDMVHVPGPVVVMMRLMFWMWPKLCAVAHTLPYDAAVMGDFTAPTQRLAKIQTPVMIGFGGKTTEELKVAARAVAGAIPGAASHEFAGQNHAIGASALVPTAAAFLRA
- a CDS encoding ribosome maturation factor RimP, whose product is MSQKHEIVEKATALTEPLATAEGLELVDIEWVNEGGWILRVFIDKPGATVGLEECQALSRVLETALDVEDFIPQHYTLEVSSPGVNRPLTKPQHFQKALGQQVKVKTFGPIGDPPRKNFSGTLVGFEAGAAQVEVEGAGRFSIPLELIAKAHIEYDFSADLKKKPQHPTNAE
- a CDS encoding YlxR family protein codes for the protein MATPERTCIGCGQKRPQAELVRLARVDERVVVDGGRRLAGRGGYICGPQCVEGAVKRKGFGRAFRGKALADAQALVAGLKEALAIRGVTLTAAEGKH